A region from the Myxococcaceae bacterium JPH2 genome encodes:
- a CDS encoding ATP-binding protein, translating into MAPAGYSFEDNPFKLENPAILDIAPGEPKSLEDTGLKMGLLSDIALKYLYYTGNGTGMGIADEMRLPWTGVVEQVVDFLTTEKLVDLRGGKGFGRASVEFILTEKGREYARDALTRSTYVGPAPVPIEQYNALISSQTEETPVVSQEDLVMALSHLTVSAELMDKLGPAVNSGRSLFLFGAPGNGKTSLAEAISHMFGGEVFVPHCLEIDNQIIKVYDRLIHTPVPLEMGRDQSGRRQTFEMDHRWLLCRRPSVVVGGELTLETLDLIYSEGTRFYEAPFQVKANGGMLLIDDFGRQKVHPTDLLNRWIVPLEKRVDFLTLHTGKKFEIPFDQLLVFSTNLDPKELVDEAFLRRIKYKIEVGDPDEETYREIFRRVCEAAGIPYVEQAVTYLLEHYYKPRSMHLRACHPRDLVSLIKDAARYRQLPPALSKDLLDQACEVFLVNL; encoded by the coding sequence ATGGCTCCCGCCGGGTATTCGTTCGAAGACAATCCGTTCAAGCTTGAGAACCCAGCCATTCTCGACATCGCCCCGGGCGAGCCGAAGTCGCTGGAGGACACCGGGCTCAAGATGGGCCTGCTGTCCGACATCGCGCTGAAGTACCTGTATTACACGGGAAACGGCACGGGGATGGGCATCGCCGACGAGATGCGCCTGCCGTGGACGGGCGTCGTCGAGCAGGTGGTGGACTTCCTCACGACGGAGAAGCTGGTGGACCTGCGGGGCGGCAAGGGCTTCGGCCGCGCCTCCGTGGAGTTCATCCTCACCGAGAAGGGCCGCGAGTACGCGCGCGACGCGCTCACGCGCAGCACGTACGTGGGCCCCGCGCCGGTGCCCATCGAGCAGTACAACGCGCTCATCAGCAGCCAGACCGAGGAGACGCCCGTCGTCAGCCAGGAGGACCTGGTGATGGCGCTCAGCCACCTCACCGTCTCCGCGGAGCTGATGGATAAGCTGGGCCCCGCGGTGAACTCGGGGCGCTCGCTGTTCCTGTTCGGCGCGCCGGGCAACGGCAAGACGAGCCTGGCTGAAGCCATCTCCCACATGTTCGGCGGTGAGGTGTTCGTCCCCCACTGCCTGGAGATCGACAACCAGATCATCAAGGTCTACGACCGGCTCATCCACACGCCGGTGCCGCTGGAGATGGGGCGGGACCAGTCTGGCCGCCGGCAGACCTTCGAGATGGACCACCGCTGGCTGCTGTGCCGGCGCCCCTCGGTGGTGGTGGGCGGCGAGCTGACGCTGGAGACGCTGGACCTCATCTACTCGGAGGGCACGCGCTTCTACGAGGCGCCGTTCCAGGTGAAGGCCAACGGCGGCATGCTCCTCATCGACGACTTCGGCCGTCAGAAGGTGCACCCCACGGACCTGCTCAACCGGTGGATCGTCCCGCTGGAGAAGCGGGTGGACTTCCTCACCCTGCACACCGGCAAGAAGTTCGAGATCCCGTTCGATCAGCTCCTGGTCTTCTCCACCAATCTGGACCCCAAGGAGCTGGTGGACGAAGCCTTCCTGCGCCGCATCAAGTACAAGATTGAGGTGGGCGACCCGGACGAGGAGACGTACCGGGAAATCTTCCGCCGCGTCTGCGAGGCCGCGGGCATCCCGTACGTGGAGCAGGCCGTCACCTACCTGCTGGAGCACTATTACAAGCCCCGCAGCATGCACCTGCGCGCCTGCCATCCCCGCGACCTGGTGTCGCTCATCAAGGACGCCGCCCGCTACCGCCAGCTCCCCCCCGCTTTGTCCAAAGATTTGCTCGACCAGGCGTGCGAGGTGTTCCTCGTCAACCTGTAG